One genomic segment of Longimicrobium sp. includes these proteins:
- a CDS encoding DUF4375 domain-containing protein codes for MEFSDPRRSRREVEALPEDEYFWALMEPAWGDAAGGTPGQRLLAVTTYFVRDVENGGHHQAIGNRDADELAEVVAAFERLGAAGHAEIVRHASELLLGRNPPHDFDLRRALLDRHDGEWIDDHIGPLDERMYDETKLHPNFRAYIAAHPDEFFRD; via the coding sequence ATGGAGTTCTCCGACCCCCGTCGCTCCCGCCGCGAGGTGGAGGCGCTGCCGGAGGACGAGTACTTCTGGGCGCTGATGGAGCCTGCGTGGGGTGATGCGGCCGGCGGCACGCCGGGCCAGCGCCTGCTCGCGGTGACGACGTACTTCGTGCGCGACGTGGAGAACGGCGGCCATCACCAGGCGATCGGGAACCGCGACGCCGACGAACTCGCGGAGGTGGTCGCCGCGTTCGAGCGGCTGGGTGCGGCCGGGCACGCCGAGATCGTCCGCCACGCCTCCGAGCTTCTTCTCGGCCGCAACCCGCCGCACGATTTCGATCTGCGCCGCGCGCTCCTCGACCGCCACGACGGCGAGTGGATCGACGACCACATCGGCCCGCTCGACGAGCGCATGTACGACGAGACAAAGCTGCACCCGAACTTCCGCGCCTACATCGCCGCCCACCCCGACGAATTCTTTCGCGACTAG
- a CDS encoding TetR/AcrR family transcriptional regulator yields MPGRKAPEEQRRLEILKAAYRVAARERLTGLTAQAVAAEAGVSKGLVFFHFGSRDALVVALLEWLLEITLVAPEVAELLEGRTASEWMLSAIRRDVEALPRQRERVELFFDFWVMGTRHPGVQRAIRAALDRYRDAFRPLAQAVVDAEPERFGGIGAEGLAGVAAGFIEGCALQVVMDPDRFDVDAYMRTLQALVIA; encoded by the coding sequence ATGCCCGGCCGCAAAGCACCCGAGGAGCAGCGCAGGCTCGAGATCCTGAAGGCCGCCTACCGCGTGGCCGCGCGCGAGCGGCTAACGGGGCTGACCGCGCAGGCCGTGGCTGCCGAGGCGGGGGTGAGCAAGGGGCTGGTGTTCTTCCACTTCGGCAGCCGTGACGCGCTGGTGGTGGCGCTGCTCGAATGGCTGCTGGAGATCACGCTGGTGGCGCCCGAGGTGGCGGAGCTGCTGGAGGGGCGGACGGCGTCGGAGTGGATGCTGAGCGCCATCCGCCGCGACGTGGAGGCGTTGCCGCGGCAGCGCGAGCGCGTGGAGCTGTTCTTCGACTTCTGGGTGATGGGCACGCGCCACCCCGGCGTGCAGCGCGCCATCCGCGCCGCGCTGGACCGCTACCGCGACGCCTTCCGCCCGCTCGCGCAGGCCGTTGTCGACGCGGAGCCGGAGCGCTTCGGCGGCATCGGCGCCGAGGGTCTGGCCGGCGTGGCGGCCGGCTTCATCGAAGGCTGCGCCCTCCAGGTGGTGATGGACCCCGACCGCTTCGACGTGGACGCCTACATGCGCACGCTGCAGGCGCTGGTGATTGCGTAA
- a CDS encoding phytanoyl-CoA dioxygenase family protein, whose amino-acid sequence MDEWFSRIREGGHLPPETSNALAELGFAVIPGPVSPDALRDLAAAYDAVMAAAEGTPDHRVGSTTTRLFDLVNRGAAFDPLYVHPPLLEAAARVIGGPFRLSSMLARTLRPGTATQELHADLPRNDPARPMVGFIFMLDPFRPDNGATRVVPGSHRWPQVPEDVLSDLSAAYDGEVLACGPAGAMLVFDASLWHGHAANTSGAPRRSIQGYFIPRGAPSGFDFPSRMHPETLSRIGPLARYVLSVGQ is encoded by the coding sequence ATGGACGAGTGGTTCAGCAGGATCCGCGAGGGCGGCCACCTTCCGCCGGAGACTTCCAACGCGCTGGCCGAGCTGGGCTTCGCGGTGATCCCCGGCCCGGTGTCGCCCGACGCGCTCCGCGATCTGGCCGCAGCGTACGACGCGGTGATGGCGGCTGCAGAGGGGACACCCGACCACAGAGTCGGCAGCACGACGACCCGCCTGTTCGACCTCGTCAACCGGGGCGCCGCGTTCGACCCGCTCTACGTCCATCCGCCGCTCCTGGAAGCGGCGGCGCGGGTGATCGGCGGACCGTTCCGGCTGAGCTCGATGCTCGCGCGTACGCTGCGTCCGGGCACCGCCACGCAGGAGTTGCACGCCGACCTTCCGCGCAACGACCCTGCCCGGCCGATGGTGGGCTTCATCTTCATGCTCGACCCGTTCCGCCCCGACAACGGCGCGACGCGCGTCGTCCCGGGCTCGCACCGCTGGCCGCAGGTGCCGGAGGACGTCCTGTCCGACCTCTCCGCCGCGTACGACGGCGAGGTGCTCGCGTGCGGGCCGGCCGGCGCGATGCTGGTGTTCGACGCATCTCTGTGGCATGGGCACGCGGCCAACACGTCCGGCGCGCCTCGCCGCTCGATCCAGGGCTATTTCATCCCGCGCGGCGCTCCCTCCGGGTTCGACTTCCCGTCGCGCATGCATCCCGAGACGCTCTCCCGGATCGGCCCACTGGCCAGGTACGTGCTTTCAGTCGGCCAGTGA
- a CDS encoding type II toxin-antitoxin system VapC family toxin gives MSCWEVAKLVEYERLVLPCPTLEWLNQALSYPGVRLLELSPEIAADSTQLPGEFHKDPADQIIVATARIHGFPLLTADRKILAYPHVETL, from the coding sequence ATCTCGTGTTGGGAGGTGGCGAAGCTGGTGGAATACGAGCGCCTGGTTCTGCCCTGCCCTACCCTGGAGTGGCTGAACCAGGCGCTGTCGTATCCTGGCGTGCGGCTGCTGGAACTTTCACCGGAGATCGCCGCTGATTCGACGCAGCTACCGGGAGAGTTCCACAAGGACCCCGCAGACCAGATCATCGTCGCAACCGCTCGGATCCATGGTTTCCCGTTGCTGACAGCTGACCGGAAGATCCTCGCCTACCCGCACGTAGAGACGCTGTAG